Sequence from the Methanosarcina siciliae T4/M genome:
TGTCCCGCCTCCGAAAGTATACCTGAGAAAATCCAGAAACTCTTTTCCCATGCGTTTTTTATCCGTGAGCTCAATCTCAACCGTCTGCCATTTCGATGAAAAAAGAATTACTTTGACATCCCTGTTTTCTCTTAACATCCTCCTCGCAATTGCCAGGACTACGGCTTTTGCAAGGATCTCAGGGGCTCCCCGCATGGAAGCCGAGGTATCGACAAGGGCGACAACAGGACCTTTTCTCCTTTTGCCTGCAAAGTTCGAGTTCCAGTTTTTTCCTCGAAGCTGGTATGTAAGGAGCTTTTCCTCGAGCATGTCAGCATAGAACTTGCGCTTCAGGACAGGGTTTTTGAGTTTTACGGCTTCTATCGGAAGGAGAGTCTGTATTTCCCCTGAGAAGGTAATTGAGTGTACTTCACTTCTGCTGTGCGGCGATAACTGCAGTTTTTTTGAGCCGTACTCAAGCTCCGTCCTGCCAACCTGTTCGAGAATTTTCCGCAGGTCGAAACTTTTCCTGAGGATTGCCGCATATTTCTCAAGGTTTTCAAAGTATTCCCTGTGCAGGGCCTGTAAGGAATAGTCCCACATTCTCCCCGGAAAGAGCATGGAGAGGATCTCAAGCATTTCAAGGTGGTCTTCAAGGGCAGGGATAAGCTCCTCAAGCTTTACAGTTATTTTTTCCTCTACTAAAGAGTCAACTGCCTCCCCGGCTTTTTCACTGAACATGAATTCCCGGGTCATTGAGGCTAGTCTTTCCGCTCCCTCTCTGTTTTCATGCCTGAGTTCCGGGTCTTTTTCTTCCCGGGATTCCCAATTTTTAAGGAAATTTTCCCGGTTATTCTCGCCTTCTTTCTTTTTTTCCTGAAATTCTTCAGGACTTTTCTGCCAGTCAGAGTATTTCGGGCTTTCAGGCCTTTCCAGCCTGTTTCTTTCCCATGCGGCCTGAGTTTCACTGATCAGTTCTTTCAGGGTTTTCAGGCTCTTTTCCAACCCTTTCCGGGATTTCTTCAACAGATCAGGTTCTATTTTTTCGTATTCTCCAAGAAGCGTAAAAAGGTCTTCCAGCAGGCTTCTAAGGATAAAAATTCCTGCCATCCGGTTGCTTTCTGCCAGGGTTTTTATTTCTTCCCAGACCTGCTGGTTTCTCATGCTCAGGAAGATAGGATAAAAAACCCCGAATTTCTCCATAAAAAGTTTTTCGTCCTTTATTTCGTATTCTTTCCCTGAGAGGAGTTCATAAATAAGTACTTCTGCAATCTCTTCCCTGAGCCTGTGAGGGACTTTTCTGGGGGTTGCCAGAAATTCCCGGAGTTCGATATTCAATATCGTAGAAGGGTTAAATGCCTGGTCAAAAGCTAACTCCCGGTTTGATCCGGAGATGGCTTTGAAATTTCTTTTCGGGCTTTTCAGGTTCTGCATATTTTCCTGTTTCCTTTTTTTTCGGGCTTTTGAGAGCCCTTTTTCAGGCAACTTCTGCTTCTTCGATTTCCAGGTCAAATATCTTCGGTTTTTCGAGCAGGTTCCGGATTTCGTTCAGATAGCCTGCAATCTCGTAAATATCCGTGTTTTTGGAGCGGTATTTCATAAGGATCTCCTTGCTGTCCTGTCCGGAAACCCAGATGTTTTCCCTGAGGGTATCTTCCAGGGCTTTTTCTTCTTCCTGCACATGCTTTCTGAAGTAGTTCAGCCTTTCTTCAAGGTTTTCGTACTCTTTTTCGTAGAGTTTCTTGTCTCCGTAGTCCAGGCTGAGCTTAAACTCAAATCCGTATCTCCGGCGGAACTGCTCTGCTACGGCTTCGAAGCTCAGTGAACCGTTAACGTTGTTTCTGTATTCGAGCCCGAAACTGTAGGTGTGGGTAGGAAACTCTGTATGGTGCTTTAAAAAATCAAGGGCATTATTGAATGTGAGACTCTTCGGGGCTTTCACTGCCGTAAACCTGGAGCTTTTCATGCCACCTGTTGTTTTTTTCTCTTCTTCGAAGCATTTGTTGCAGGATATCAGGTCCGGAAGTTCCTGCTGCAGGCAGTTGTAGACGGAATTTCGCAGGTCAAGCACATCCTGTTTGAGTTTTCCTGTATCCGTACCCCCGGAGACGACCCTGTCCAGAATAAGTTTCCTGATAGTTTCCTTCTGTTCGGGGAGGTCCCAGAGCATGTGCTGGAGCAGGACAACAGTCATCCTGTTTACGTTTTCGTGCCCGTTTACGGCAGAAGCGACCCTGAGCACATTTATAATCTTCTTCCAGCGCCTGTCCGAAACGAATATATTTGCGTTCTTAAGCTCTTTTCTCAACCCCCGGATAATTGCCCGGACTTCAGGGTCCACACGCATATCCCTGGCTTTCTTCTGAATTTCCTTTATATCCTCGACCGAGAGTTTCGTTGAGGGCATGAAGTCTTCGGTGTTTTCGAAAATAAGGGCTTCAAGGTTTTCCTCATGCTGGATGTAGTCCACGCTGTACCTGAAAAGGAACCTGTCGTAAAGGGCTTCGAGGCTTTCGTCTTCTTCGGGGAGTTCGTTGGAAGCCCCGAAAACGGAAAAGAGGGGGACATCCATGACCTCCTTGCCGTTATGGTATTTCCTTTCGTTCAGGACTGTCAGGAGGCTGTTTAAGATAGAGCTGTTCGCTTTGAAAATCTCGTCAAGAAGAGCTATATGGGCAGTCGGTAGGTAGCCTTCCACTCTCCGGCTGAATTCGTCCTTTTCAAGTGCCTTCAGGGAAAGCGGGCCAAATACTTCTTCCGGTGTGGAAAAACGGGTAAGGAGGTAATGGAAAAAGTTCCCTCCCTCGATAGTTTCGCAGATTTTGTTTGCAAGCAGGGTTTTTGCAGTTCCCGGCGGGCCCAGCAAAAGAACATGTTCTCCCGAAAGCAGCGCCAGCAGAGATCCGTTGATTTCAGCGTCTCGTTCTTTAAAGTAAGCAGAGAATTCCTGTTTAATATTGAGGATAGTATTTTTCAAATCCAGCACTTTCATGAATTTCAAACCTTTTTATATCTCTCTTTTCCGGAATCTTGTCCGTAATTATGTAAAAAGGGTTATGCAATAATAAGCAGCAGTACCCAGCTTAAGAAATCTTAAAAATAATCAACCATTTTTATGGGTCTTGCCTTAATTAATTTTTTCCAAAAAAATTCTAATTCGAGCCTTTATTTTATAGCTCTGATTCATAATCCAAATTCTTATCTTTCATATGCCTTCGGGTTATATATCCTTCTCGGTTATATGCTTTTTTGCCTTCAAGCACTGAAACCCGGAGTACTCAGCTGGAGTATTCACTTGAAGCAAAGTTTAATCCCGTCAAAATCTGATCCATTTTAAGGTTTAATACCTGTCAGAGTTTGATCAACGCGTTCACTTCATCCTTTCCTGCCCTTTTCTGTCCTCTGCTTCCCGAAGATGTTATGCATAAGGAAGTCAATCATTACTGGAACGGTTCTAACTTCTCTGGATAATAGAGTTGTTAGGGCCCTACTGGCGTTATTCGGAACTGGCCGGTAGAATCAGTATTCAAGAGGAATATTTTGGAAGATCTTAAATGAATGATTTGGAACGTGAGAAATACAGCAGGCAGATCCTTCTTTTTGGAGAGGAGGGGCAGGAAAGGCTGAAGAATGCCAGGGTGCTGGTTGTCGGGGCAGGAGGGCTCGGAAGCCCTATTTCCACATATCTTGCAATAGCCGGAGTCGGGAAAATTATTCTTGCGGATTTTGACTCGGTGGAGCTCAGCAATCTGAACAGGCAGTTTCTGCATCACGAAAAGGATATCGGAAGGTCTAAGATAGAATCTGCAAAGGAAAAGCTTCTTTCCATGAACCCCGGGATTGAGGTTGAAACCATCGGGGAAATGATTTCCGAATCCAACATCGAATCCCTTATTCCCGAATGTGATATTATTGTCGATGCCCTTGATAACCTTGAAACCAGGCATCTGCTCAACAGGCTTGCCGTAAAAAGGAGAATTCCTCTGGTTCATGGGGCAGTTACCGGGTATGACGGGCAGGCAACTACGATAATTCCCGGGAAAACTCCTTGTCTTTACTGTATTTTCCCGCGGATCTCCAAAAAAGAAGTATTCCCAATTTTAGGAGCAATTCCCGGAGTTATAGGTTCTATCCAGGCAAATGAAGTAATTAAATTCCTTACAGGAAAAGGAAAACTCCTTGAAGGCCGCCTTCTGTTCTGGAACGGGCTTTCGGGAAGTTTCAGTGAAATCTCTCTCTCAAAGTTAAATAATTGTCCTGTTTGCGGATCTCTTAATGAATCAAATGAAACTAAATGAATGTGGCCGGAAATAAGGGGTGATCTCAGAAAATATCTGGGAATACATGTGGATAACTTAAAATAAATAAAAAAATGTGGTTTTTTCCTTTTCTAAGGGAGTATAAACCTTTGTTTCCTCCCTATTGATCATTTTTTATATATCCTCAGTAATAATATCTTATGAGTTATATGTCATAGAAGGAGATCTCATGAAAAAGAAGGCTCCATCAGTTGAATCCGGAGGCTTTAACCGGCAAGACTGTTCAGGCTCTTTGCCTGATGGATTTTACGATCTTAACCCATCTGCCCCATATTTCTCTTCTGCTTCAGCCCCGAATTTTCCTTATCTTGACCTTGGGATCTGCCGGGAACCCCAGGTTAAGTCTTTGATCAGATCCCACAGCAAAGATATGTACCGGCTGCTTGAGAAGGTCCATTTTGATGGAAAATACTACAGGGTAAAGTGTGTAAGCTCCGGGGATTGGGAATACTGCTGGGATCTTGCAGTCAGGATTCAGTTTTTCGGGAAAATGCAGGGGATTGTTCTTTACCCCAAGCGTCTGGTTTCCCGGGATGAAAAAAAGATTGTTTACAGGTCCGTAATCCTTGTTAACCCCTACCAGCTCTGGGATCAGACTCTTGTGGCTCGATTCTGGAACTTGCAGGAAAGAATTGAATTCCTTATAGCCAGAATCCTTTTTCATGAGTGCATTCATCTTATGATCTCGCTTGGAAACACCCTGCCTTCAGATTTCGGAAATACGGATATCTATCTTGAGTTCAGGCGGATGCTTGAGATCTCAAATTCAAATAAACTTATTTCCGAATTTCATGAGGTACAATTCCGCCTCTGGAATCTCTCCCTGTTTGGAGCCGAAGGGTCCGAAAGCGAACAGACCCTGCTCGAAAGAGTTCAGGAGATCTATGAGTTTCTTATTAATGAAAAATACAGTAACCAGAAAACGGGAAAGGTTTTTCATTCTTCTTCTAACAATGAAAAATTAGCCCGGAAATATGCCTGGGTTGCAGGGGTCAAAGCCGGAGGGGACGTCCAGGTCAGTAGAAATGTGTGGAAAGTCGAAATCCGCAGGCTCAGCATCGCCCTGAGAAGGCTGTATAAAGGGATTGATACGCTGCTGCGTTGAGCCGGAGAAGCGTTCTTATTTTTTTCAGGACTTACAACCTATGATTCCAAGAAATTAAAAAAGTTGAACCATAGAGGTCCTGAGATACTTGACAAACATGGACTTTTCAATGAAAAAAACAAAAAGGAAAGCGAAAATAAGACCGATGCAAAACCTGAAGGAAAAGAGAAATCCGAAAAAAAGTCTGAAAAAATAAAATCTCCATAAATGATTGCAACTGGACCTGCAAAAATGATTTATTTGAAAAATAAGTGGAGGTTCCCAGTTAATGAACTGAGAATTTTCCAGGTATTAAGTTTCTTATGCACAATTTTCAATTCTGTTGTCGTGGATGTTCACACTTGTTTCTTTCGTATTCAAGTGTACTATTGCAGGAGCAGATAAGTCATGGAAATAGTTGCCGGAAGCTTCTATGTTTTTAAGAGTTCCCTGTAATTCCAGGCCTGCGTATCCACCGCCGGACGTAGTACATTCGTTGTTTTTCATAACTCCGTTGGTAACGGAATCAAACCGAACGGACGAATTAGTTCGGTTAATAAATTTGGAGTTCTTAACTGTGATGCCTGTTACGTGATAGGCGTATACCCCATCATGCCCGCATTTGTTTACGGCTA
This genomic interval carries:
- a CDS encoding vWA domain-containing protein, whose protein sequence is MTWKSKKQKLPEKGLSKARKKRKQENMQNLKSPKRNFKAISGSNRELAFDQAFNPSTILNIELREFLATPRKVPHRLREEIAEVLIYELLSGKEYEIKDEKLFMEKFGVFYPIFLSMRNQQVWEEIKTLAESNRMAGIFILRSLLEDLFTLLGEYEKIEPDLLKKSRKGLEKSLKTLKELISETQAAWERNRLERPESPKYSDWQKSPEEFQEKKKEGENNRENFLKNWESREEKDPELRHENREGAERLASMTREFMFSEKAGEAVDSLVEEKITVKLEELIPALEDHLEMLEILSMLFPGRMWDYSLQALHREYFENLEKYAAILRKSFDLRKILEQVGRTELEYGSKKLQLSPHSRSEVHSITFSGEIQTLLPIEAVKLKNPVLKRKFYADMLEEKLLTYQLRGKNWNSNFAGKRRKGPVVALVDTSASMRGAPEILAKAVVLAIARRMLRENRDVKVILFSSKWQTVEIELTDKKRMGKEFLDFLRYTFGGGTDFNTALRSGLKAVKVEKAFQGADLLFLTDGASELSERPLIREWNEIKTERKARIFSLIIGNYDAGGLDQVSDQTYIIHHAGNWQVEESPARFIRAVSRPARMF
- a CDS encoding AAA family ATPase — encoded protein: MKVLDLKNTILNIKQEFSAYFKERDAEINGSLLALLSGEHVLLLGPPGTAKTLLANKICETIEGGNFFHYLLTRFSTPEEVFGPLSLKALEKDEFSRRVEGYLPTAHIALLDEIFKANSSILNSLLTVLNERKYHNGKEVMDVPLFSVFGASNELPEEDESLEALYDRFLFRYSVDYIQHEENLEALIFENTEDFMPSTKLSVEDIKEIQKKARDMRVDPEVRAIIRGLRKELKNANIFVSDRRWKKIINVLRVASAVNGHENVNRMTVVLLQHMLWDLPEQKETIRKLILDRVVSGGTDTGKLKQDVLDLRNSVYNCLQQELPDLISCNKCFEEEKKTTGGMKSSRFTAVKAPKSLTFNNALDFLKHHTEFPTHTYSFGLEYRNNVNGSLSFEAVAEQFRRRYGFEFKLSLDYGDKKLYEKEYENLEERLNYFRKHVQEEEKALEDTLRENIWVSGQDSKEILMKYRSKNTDIYEIAGYLNEIRNLLEKPKIFDLEIEEAEVA
- a CDS encoding HesA/MoeB/ThiF family protein, whose amino-acid sequence is MNDLEREKYSRQILLFGEEGQERLKNARVLVVGAGGLGSPISTYLAIAGVGKIILADFDSVELSNLNRQFLHHEKDIGRSKIESAKEKLLSMNPGIEVETIGEMISESNIESLIPECDIIVDALDNLETRHLLNRLAVKRRIPLVHGAVTGYDGQATTIIPGKTPCLYCIFPRISKKEVFPILGAIPGVIGSIQANEVIKFLTGKGKLLEGRLLFWNGLSGSFSEISLSKLNNCPVCGSLNESNETK
- a CDS encoding YlbF family regulator, encoding MKKKAPSVESGGFNRQDCSGSLPDGFYDLNPSAPYFSSASAPNFPYLDLGICREPQVKSLIRSHSKDMYRLLEKVHFDGKYYRVKCVSSGDWEYCWDLAVRIQFFGKMQGIVLYPKRLVSRDEKKIVYRSVILVNPYQLWDQTLVARFWNLQERIEFLIARILFHECIHLMISLGNTLPSDFGNTDIYLEFRRMLEISNSNKLISEFHEVQFRLWNLSLFGAEGSESEQTLLERVQEIYEFLINEKYSNQKTGKVFHSSSNNEKLARKYAWVAGVKAGGDVQVSRNVWKVEIRRLSIALRRLYKGIDTLLR